A single window of Streptomyces cathayae DNA harbors:
- a CDS encoding helix-turn-helix domain-containing protein, producing the protein MSTPESEPSAEPAAALPAVAPHLRALRRRAGLTLEAAARDAGLSPAHLSRLETGQRQPSLPMLLSLARVYGTTVSELLGETTADQDMVLRAADTEPTVAGGWTYRQAGSPGRGMQALRVEVPHGSQSGIVRVHPGEEWLYVLKGRLLLRLGDALHRLAPGDSAHFDSLTPHRIAAQDPDGVELLFVHTLLQSPTAALCLGPTYGDVS; encoded by the coding sequence ATGAGCACCCCCGAGAGCGAGCCGTCGGCCGAACCGGCCGCCGCGCTTCCCGCGGTCGCGCCGCACCTGCGCGCGCTGCGCCGCCGGGCAGGCCTGACCCTGGAGGCCGCGGCACGCGACGCGGGGCTGTCGCCCGCCCATCTCTCCCGGCTGGAGACCGGGCAGCGCCAGCCCTCGTTGCCCATGCTGCTCTCCCTGGCCCGGGTCTACGGTACGACCGTCTCGGAACTGCTCGGCGAGACGACCGCCGACCAGGACATGGTGCTGCGCGCCGCCGACACGGAGCCGACCGTCGCGGGCGGCTGGACGTACCGGCAGGCAGGCTCCCCCGGACGCGGGATGCAGGCCCTGCGGGTCGAGGTTCCCCACGGCTCCCAGAGCGGCATCGTGCGGGTCCACCCGGGCGAGGAATGGCTGTACGTCCTCAAGGGACGGCTGCTGCTGCGCCTGGGGGACGCGCTGCACCGGCTGGCCCCGGGCGACAGCGCGCACTTCGACTCGCTGACCCCGCACCGTATCGCCGCTCAGGACCCCGACGGAGTCGAGCTGCTCTTCGTCCATACCCTGTTGCAGAGCCCCACGGCCGCCCTGTGCCTGGGCCCCACCTATG
- a CDS encoding aspartate aminotransferase family protein, producing the protein MTIAESESKPSRAGEFDLGALLAERGAERYELHARYLNHQLPRMLHTIGFDKVYERAEGAHFWDADGNDHLDMLAGFGVMGLGRHHPVVRKALHDVLDASLADLTRFDCQPLPGLLAERLLAHSPHLDRVFFGNSGTEAVEGALKFARYVTGRPRVLYCEHAFHGLTTGSLSVNGESGFRDGFAPLLPDTAVPLGDLDALERELAKGDVAALIVEPIQGKGVHPAPPGYLRAAQELLHRRKALLIADEVQTGLGRTGDFYAYQHEEGVEPDLVCVAKALSGGYVPVGATLGKDWIFRKVYSSMDRVLVHSASFGANAQAMAAGLAVLSVMENEHLVAHARATGELLRSRLAALTGKYELLAEVRGRGLMIGIEFGRPRSLRLRGRWTALQAARKGLFAQMVVVPLLRRHRILTQVSGDHLEVIKLIPPLIIDERDVDRFVGAFTAVMDEAHDGGLVWEFGRTLMKQAVAGR; encoded by the coding sequence ATGACCATCGCGGAGTCCGAGTCGAAGCCGTCGCGGGCCGGGGAGTTCGACCTCGGCGCGCTGCTGGCCGAACGGGGAGCCGAGCGCTACGAGCTGCACGCCCGGTACCTCAACCACCAGCTCCCGCGCATGCTGCACACCATCGGCTTCGACAAGGTCTACGAACGGGCCGAGGGCGCCCACTTCTGGGACGCGGACGGCAACGACCACCTGGACATGCTCGCCGGATTCGGGGTGATGGGCCTGGGGCGCCACCACCCCGTGGTCCGCAAGGCGCTGCACGACGTCCTCGACGCCTCGCTCGCCGACCTCACCCGCTTCGACTGCCAGCCGCTGCCCGGTCTGCTGGCCGAGCGGCTGCTCGCGCACAGCCCTCACCTGGACCGGGTGTTCTTCGGCAACAGTGGAACGGAGGCGGTCGAGGGCGCGCTGAAGTTCGCCCGCTACGTGACCGGCAGACCGCGCGTCCTGTACTGCGAGCACGCCTTCCACGGACTGACCACCGGCTCCCTGTCCGTCAACGGCGAGTCCGGCTTCCGCGACGGCTTCGCCCCCCTGCTGCCCGACACGGCGGTACCGCTCGGCGATCTGGACGCGCTGGAGCGGGAGCTGGCCAAGGGCGATGTCGCCGCCCTCATCGTGGAGCCGATCCAGGGCAAGGGCGTGCACCCGGCCCCGCCCGGCTATCTGCGCGCCGCGCAGGAACTGCTGCACCGGCGCAAGGCGCTGCTGATCGCCGACGAGGTGCAGACCGGCCTCGGGCGGACCGGCGACTTCTACGCCTACCAGCACGAGGAGGGAGTCGAGCCGGACCTGGTGTGCGTGGCCAAGGCGCTCTCCGGCGGCTATGTGCCGGTGGGAGCCACGCTCGGCAAGGACTGGATCTTCCGCAAGGTCTACTCGTCGATGGACCGGGTGCTGGTCCACTCGGCCAGCTTCGGGGCCAACGCCCAGGCGATGGCCGCGGGCCTCGCGGTCCTGTCGGTCATGGAGAACGAGCACCTCGTCGCGCACGCCCGGGCCACCGGGGAGCTGCTGCGGTCCCGGCTCGCGGCACTGACCGGGAAGTACGAGCTGCTGGCCGAGGTCCGCGGCCGGGGCCTGATGATCGGCATCGAGTTCGGCCGGCCGCGGTCACTCAGGCTGCGCGGCCGCTGGACCGCGCTGCAGGCCGCGCGCAAGGGGCTCTTCGCACAGATGGTGGTCGTGCCGCTGCTGCGGCGGCACAGGATCCTCACCCAGGTCTCCGGCGATCACCTGGAGGTGATCAAACTGATTCCGCCGCTGATCATCGACGAGCGGGACGTGGACCGGTTCGTGGGCGCCTTCACGGCGGTGATGGACGAGGCCCACGACGGCGGTCTGGTGTGGGAGTTCGGCAGGACCCTGATGAAGCAGGCGGTCGCCGGCCGGTGA
- a CDS encoding 1-deoxy-D-xylulose-5-phosphate synthase N-terminal domain-containing protein, translating to MVESTRHPRDLKAPAETEPGELSEENREFLVHAVAGTGGRLGPHPGVVELAVALVPGDADVDAPVRRFGIPEQFLAHAGRGEVPVGIGLTPVRSTGRTSASPPAGGEPPKQPQDRQESPQ from the coding sequence ATGGTGGAGAGCACCCGGCACCCACGTGACCTGAAGGCGCCGGCCGAGACGGAACCCGGTGAACTGTCCGAAGAGAACAGGGAGTTCCTGGTGCACGCGGTCGCCGGGACCGGAGGGCGTCTCGGGCCCCACCCGGGCGTGGTGGAACTCGCCGTGGCCCTGGTGCCGGGCGATGCCGATGTCGACGCACCGGTCCGGCGGTTCGGCATCCCGGAGCAGTTCCTCGCGCACGCCGGACGCGGCGAGGTGCCGGTCGGCATCGGCCTGACGCCCGTCCGGAGCACCGGCCGGACCAGCGCGAGCCCTCCCGCCGGGGGCGAGCCGCCGAAGCAACCACAGGACCGACAGGAGTCACCGCAATGA
- the ispG gene encoding flavodoxin-dependent (E)-4-hydroxy-3-methylbut-2-enyl-diphosphate synthase encodes MTAVSLGMPEAPAPTLAPRRRSRRIQVGSVAVGGDAPVSVQSMTTTRTSDIGATLQQIAELTASGCQIVRVACPTQDDADALAVIAGKSQIPVIADIHFQPKYVFAAIEAGCAAVRVNPGNIKQFDDKVKEIARAAGERGTPIRIGVNAGSLDRRLLRKYGKATPEALVESALWEASLFEEHGFRDIKISVKHNDPVVMVEAYRQLAARCDYPLHLGVTEAGPAFQGTIKSAVAFGALLSEGIGDTIRVSLSAPPAEEVKVGLQILESLNLRQRGLEIVSCPSCGRAQVDVYKLADEVTAGLEGMDVPLRVAVMGCVVNGPGEAREADLGVASGNGKGQIFVKGEVIKTVPESKIVETLIEEALKIAEQMEKDGIVSGEPAVTVS; translated from the coding sequence GTGACCGCCGTATCGCTCGGGATGCCCGAGGCGCCCGCGCCGACGCTCGCCCCGCGCCGCAGGAGCCGGAGGATCCAGGTCGGGTCGGTGGCGGTGGGCGGGGACGCGCCGGTGTCGGTGCAGTCGATGACCACCACCCGTACCTCCGACATCGGTGCGACGCTGCAGCAGATCGCCGAGCTGACGGCGTCGGGCTGTCAGATCGTGCGGGTGGCCTGTCCCACCCAGGACGACGCGGACGCGCTGGCGGTCATCGCGGGCAAGTCGCAGATCCCGGTGATCGCGGACATCCACTTCCAGCCGAAGTACGTGTTCGCCGCGATCGAGGCGGGCTGCGCGGCGGTGCGGGTGAACCCGGGCAACATCAAGCAGTTCGACGACAAGGTCAAGGAGATCGCGCGGGCGGCGGGCGAGCGCGGCACGCCGATCCGGATCGGGGTCAACGCCGGGTCGCTGGACCGGCGGCTGCTGCGGAAGTACGGGAAGGCCACCCCGGAGGCGCTGGTGGAGTCGGCGCTGTGGGAGGCGTCGCTGTTCGAGGAGCACGGTTTCCGGGACATCAAGATCTCGGTCAAGCACAACGACCCGGTGGTGATGGTGGAGGCCTACCGGCAGCTGGCGGCGCGGTGCGACTATCCGCTGCATCTGGGGGTGACCGAGGCGGGTCCGGCGTTCCAGGGCACGATCAAGTCGGCGGTGGCCTTCGGGGCGCTGTTGTCGGAGGGGATCGGGGACACCATCCGGGTGTCGCTGTCGGCGCCGCCGGCCGAGGAGGTCAAGGTGGGGCTGCAGATCCTGGAGTCGCTGAATCTGCGGCAGCGGGGTCTGGAGATCGTCTCGTGTCCGTCGTGCGGGCGGGCGCAGGTGGATGTGTACAAGCTGGCGGACGAGGTGACCGCCGGGCTGGAGGGCATGGATGTGCCGCTGCGGGTGGCGGTGATGGGCTGTGTGGTCAACGGTCCGGGGGAGGCGCGGGAGGCGGATCTGGGGGTGGCCTCGGGCAACGGCAAGGGGCAGATCTTCGTCAAGGGCGAGGTGATCAAGACGGTGCCGGAGTCGAAGATCGTGGAGACGCTGATCGAGGAGGCCCTGAAGATCGCCGAGCAGATGGAGAAGGACGGCATCGTGTCGGGGGAGCCGGCCGTCACCGTGAGCTGA
- the hpnH gene encoding adenosyl-hopene transferase HpnH: protein MAMPLRQSIKVATYLAEQKLRRREKFPLIVELEPLFACNLACEGCGKIQHPAGVLKQRMPVAQAVGAVLESGAPMVSIAGGEPLMHPQIDEIARQLVARRKYVFLCTNAMLLRKKMDRFTPSPYFAFAVHIDGLRERHDESVAQEGVFDEAVAAIKEAKRRGFRVTTNSTFFNTDTPQTVIEVLDYLNDDLKVDEMMISPAYAYEKAPDQEHFLGVEQTRELFRKAFAGGNRRRWRLNHSPLFLDFLEGRVDFPCTAWAIPNYSIFGWQRPCYLMSDGYVPTYRELIEETDWDKYGRGKDPRCANCMAHCGYEPTAVLATTGSLKESLRALRDTISGPSGNPGNRE from the coding sequence ATGGCCATGCCACTGCGGCAGTCCATCAAGGTCGCTACGTACTTGGCCGAACAGAAGCTCCGCAGGCGCGAGAAGTTTCCGCTCATCGTCGAGCTGGAACCGCTCTTCGCCTGCAATCTCGCGTGTGAGGGCTGCGGGAAGATCCAGCACCCGGCCGGGGTGCTCAAGCAGCGCATGCCGGTCGCCCAGGCCGTGGGCGCGGTGCTGGAGTCCGGTGCGCCGATGGTGTCGATCGCCGGCGGTGAGCCGCTGATGCACCCCCAGATCGACGAGATCGCACGCCAGCTGGTGGCCAGGAGGAAGTACGTCTTCCTGTGCACCAACGCCATGCTGCTGCGCAAGAAGATGGACAGGTTCACGCCCTCGCCCTACTTCGCGTTCGCCGTGCACATCGACGGGCTGCGCGAGCGGCACGACGAGTCCGTCGCCCAGGAGGGCGTGTTCGACGAGGCCGTGGCCGCCATCAAGGAGGCCAAACGGCGCGGCTTCCGGGTCACCACCAACTCGACCTTCTTCAACACCGACACCCCGCAGACCGTCATCGAAGTGCTCGACTACCTCAACGACGACCTCAAGGTCGACGAGATGATGATCTCGCCCGCCTACGCCTACGAGAAGGCCCCCGACCAGGAGCACTTCCTCGGCGTGGAGCAGACCCGCGAGCTGTTCAGGAAGGCCTTCGCGGGCGGCAACCGCCGCCGCTGGCGGCTGAACCACTCCCCGCTGTTCCTGGACTTCCTCGAGGGCAGGGTCGACTTCCCGTGCACCGCGTGGGCGATCCCGAACTACTCGATCTTCGGCTGGCAGCGCCCCTGCTATCTGATGAGCGACGGCTATGTGCCGACGTACCGGGAGCTGATCGAGGAGACCGACTGGGACAAGTACGGCCGCGGCAAGGACCCGCGCTGCGCCAACTGCATGGCGCACTGCGGATACGAGCCCACCGCCGTCCTCGCCACCACGGGGTCGCTCAAGGAGTCCCTGCGCGCCCTGCGCGACACGATCTCGGGACCCTCGGGCAACCCGGGAAACAGGGAGTGA
- a CDS encoding 1-hydroxy-2-methyl-2-butenyl 4-diphosphate reductase, which produces MSARPAPAPLLIACALGIERLALHRRVGAGAAGPVAVLRTGMGPEAAERSVTRMLAERVLRDAAVLATGFCAGLAPGMHPGDLVVAEETRDPRGSVPCDGTELLVKELARVAPGRTVHTGPLTGSEHVVRGHERSELLATGAIAVDMESAATLLSAVRVGARPVAAVRVVVDAPEHELVRIGTVRGGISAFRVLRSVLPAYLEWHRSLLLPRR; this is translated from the coding sequence ATGAGCGCCCGGCCGGCCCCGGCCCCGCTGCTGATCGCCTGCGCGCTCGGCATCGAGCGGCTCGCCCTGCACCGGCGGGTGGGGGCAGGGGCCGCAGGGCCGGTCGCCGTCCTGCGGACGGGCATGGGGCCGGAGGCGGCCGAGCGCTCGGTCACCCGGATGCTCGCCGAACGGGTGCTGCGCGACGCGGCCGTGCTGGCCACCGGCTTCTGCGCGGGGCTGGCCCCCGGGATGCATCCCGGCGACCTGGTGGTCGCCGAGGAGACCCGGGACCCGCGCGGCAGCGTCCCCTGCGACGGCACCGAGCTGCTGGTGAAGGAACTGGCCCGGGTCGCCCCGGGGCGCACCGTCCACACCGGTCCGCTCACCGGTTCCGAGCACGTCGTCCGCGGGCACGAACGGTCCGAGCTGCTCGCCACCGGCGCGATCGCCGTCGACATGGAGTCCGCGGCCACGCTCCTGAGCGCCGTCCGAGTGGGCGCGCGCCCTGTTGCGGCCGTCCGGGTGGTCGTGGACGCTCCTGAACATGAACTGGTCCGGATCGGCACGGTGCGCGGTGGAATATCGGCTTTCCGCGTTCTTCGTTCCGTTCTCCCTGCGTATCTCGAATGGCACCGTTCCTTGCTGCTCCCCAGGAGGTGA
- the shc gene encoding squalene--hopene cyclase: protein MTATTDGSTGAALPSRTTAASENDTDIPVAAGAPDIAAGAMRRATEFLLSRQDDQGWWKGDLATNVTMDAEDLLLRQFLGILDEDTTRAAALFIRGEQREDGTWATFHEGPADLSATIEAYVALRLAGDPPDAPHMARASAWVREHGGVAASRVFTRIWLALFGWWKWEDLPELPPELIWFPSWVPLNIYDFGCWARQTIVPLTIVSAKRPVRPAPFPLDELHTDPARPNPPVPLAPATSWDGAFQRLDKGLHAVRRVVPRVLRRAAMHTAARWIIERQENDGCWGGIQPPAVYSVIALHLLGYDLNHPVMRAGLQSLDRFAVWREDGARMIEACQSPVWDTCLATIALADAGLPADHPQLVRAADWMLGEQVVRPGDWSVRRPGLPPGGWAFEFHNDNYPDIDDTAEVVLALRRVKHHDPERVDNAIGRGVRWNLGMQSRDGAWGAFDVDNTSPFPNRLPFCDFGEVIDPPSADVTAHVVEMLAVEGLAHDPRTRRGIRWLLAEQEPNGSWFGRWGVNYLYGTGSVVPALVAAGLPGSHPAIRRAVAWLESVQNDDGGWGEDLRSYRHAREWSGRGASTASQTGWALMALLAAGEKESGAVERGIGWLAATQREDGSWDEPHFTGTGFPWDFSINYHLYRQVFPLTALGRYVNGEPFAEKPAAAQAGAGAAGAGAPVAPGVGASDVGVPGAGAPGAGPEQRLAEAKGS, encoded by the coding sequence ATGACAGCGACGACCGACGGAAGCACCGGGGCGGCCCTGCCGTCCCGAACGACCGCGGCCAGCGAAAACGACACCGACATCCCCGTGGCGGCCGGGGCACCCGACATCGCCGCCGGCGCCATGCGGCGCGCCACCGAGTTCCTGCTGTCCCGCCAGGACGACCAGGGCTGGTGGAAGGGAGACCTCGCGACCAACGTCACGATGGACGCCGAGGACCTGCTGCTGCGTCAGTTCCTCGGCATCCTCGACGAGGACACCACCCGCGCCGCCGCCCTGTTCATCCGGGGCGAGCAGCGCGAGGACGGCACCTGGGCGACCTTCCACGAGGGCCCCGCCGACCTCTCCGCCACCATCGAGGCGTACGTCGCCCTCCGGCTGGCCGGTGACCCGCCGGACGCCCCGCACATGGCGCGGGCCTCCGCCTGGGTCCGCGAGCACGGCGGGGTCGCCGCCTCCCGGGTCTTCACCCGGATCTGGCTGGCCCTGTTCGGCTGGTGGAAGTGGGAGGACCTGCCGGAACTCCCGCCCGAGCTGATCTGGTTCCCGTCCTGGGTGCCGCTCAACATCTACGACTTCGGCTGCTGGGCACGGCAGACCATCGTCCCGCTGACGATCGTCTCCGCCAAGCGGCCGGTACGGCCCGCCCCGTTCCCGCTGGACGAACTGCACACCGACCCGGCCCGCCCCAACCCTCCCGTACCGCTCGCTCCGGCGACCAGCTGGGACGGCGCCTTCCAGCGGCTGGACAAGGGCCTGCACGCGGTGCGCAGGGTCGTCCCGCGCGTGCTGCGCAGGGCGGCGATGCACACCGCGGCCCGCTGGATCATCGAGCGGCAGGAGAACGACGGCTGCTGGGGCGGCATCCAGCCGCCCGCCGTGTACTCGGTCATCGCCCTGCACCTGCTCGGCTACGACCTGAACCACCCGGTGATGCGCGCGGGACTCCAGTCCCTGGACCGGTTCGCCGTGTGGCGCGAGGACGGCGCCCGGATGATCGAGGCCTGCCAGTCCCCGGTGTGGGACACCTGTCTGGCCACCATCGCCCTGGCCGACGCCGGTCTGCCCGCCGACCATCCGCAACTGGTCAGGGCCGCCGACTGGATGCTCGGCGAACAGGTCGTCAGACCCGGTGACTGGTCCGTCCGCAGGCCCGGACTGCCGCCCGGCGGCTGGGCGTTCGAGTTCCACAACGACAACTACCCCGACATCGACGACACCGCCGAAGTGGTCCTCGCGCTCCGCCGGGTCAAGCACCACGACCCGGAGCGGGTCGACAACGCCATCGGCCGCGGGGTGCGCTGGAACCTCGGCATGCAGTCCCGCGACGGCGCCTGGGGCGCGTTCGACGTCGACAACACCAGCCCGTTCCCCAACCGGCTGCCGTTCTGCGACTTCGGCGAGGTCATCGACCCGCCGTCGGCCGATGTCACCGCCCACGTGGTGGAGATGCTCGCCGTCGAGGGACTCGCCCACGACCCGCGCACCCGGCGCGGCATCCGGTGGCTGCTCGCCGAACAGGAGCCGAACGGCTCGTGGTTCGGCCGCTGGGGCGTCAACTACCTCTACGGCACCGGGTCCGTGGTGCCCGCGCTGGTCGCCGCCGGGCTCCCCGGCTCGCACCCGGCGATCCGGCGGGCCGTCGCCTGGCTGGAGTCGGTCCAGAACGACGACGGCGGCTGGGGCGAGGACCTGCGTTCCTACCGGCACGCCCGTGAGTGGAGCGGCCGGGGCGCCTCGACCGCGTCGCAGACGGGGTGGGCGCTGATGGCCCTGCTGGCGGCCGGCGAGAAGGAGTCCGGGGCCGTCGAGCGCGGCATCGGGTGGCTGGCCGCCACCCAGCGGGAGGACGGCTCCTGGGACGAGCCCCACTTCACCGGCACCGGTTTCCCCTGGGACTTCTCCATCAACTACCACCTCTACCGGCAGGTCTTCCCGCTCACCGCGCTCGGCCGGTACGTGAACGGGGAACCGTTCGCCGAGAAGCCCGCCGCGGCACAGGCGGGCGCGGGCGCGGCGGGCGCGGGCGCACCGGTCGCTCCGGGCGTCGGCGCGTCTGACGTCGGCGTGCCGGGCGCCGGTGCCCCGGGCGCCGGACCGGAGCAGCGGCTCGCCGAGGCGAAGGGCAGCTGA
- a CDS encoding polyprenyl synthetase family protein, with translation MPPASKAAGRTAADAPALLERGRTLAMPVLRAAIDRLAPPMDTVAAYHFGWIDTEGRPADGDGGKAVRPALAVLSAEVTGAAPEVGVPGAVAVELVHNFSLLHDDLMDGDEQRRHRDTVWKVHGPAQAILVGDALFALAYEVLLELGTAEAARAARRLTTASRSLIDGQAQDISYEHRERVGVEECLEMEGNKTGALLACASSVGAVLGGADRHTADTLETYGYHLGLAFQAVDDLLGIWGDPAATGKQTWSDLRQRKKSLPVVAALAAGGPASEQLAHILAADAESSDFANFSEEEFAARAALIEQAGGREWTAEEARRQHTTAIEALDTVDMPDRVRDQFTALADFVVVRKR, from the coding sequence GTGCCCCCGGCCTCGAAGGCCGCTGGAAGGACCGCGGCGGACGCGCCCGCGCTCCTGGAGCGCGGCCGGACACTGGCCATGCCGGTACTGCGGGCGGCCATCGACCGCCTGGCGCCTCCCATGGACACCGTCGCCGCCTACCACTTCGGCTGGATCGACACCGAGGGCCGGCCCGCCGACGGCGACGGCGGCAAGGCCGTACGCCCCGCGCTCGCCGTGCTGTCCGCCGAGGTCACCGGTGCCGCCCCCGAGGTCGGCGTCCCCGGCGCGGTCGCCGTCGAACTCGTGCACAACTTCTCCCTGCTGCACGACGACCTGATGGACGGCGACGAACAGCGCAGGCACCGCGACACCGTCTGGAAGGTGCACGGCCCCGCCCAGGCCATCCTGGTCGGCGACGCCCTGTTCGCCCTCGCCTACGAGGTGCTGCTGGAACTCGGCACCGCCGAGGCCGCCCGGGCCGCCCGCCGGCTGACCACCGCCAGCCGCTCCCTCATCGACGGCCAGGCGCAGGACATCTCCTACGAGCACCGCGAGCGGGTCGGGGTCGAGGAGTGCCTGGAGATGGAGGGCAACAAGACCGGCGCCCTGCTGGCCTGCGCCAGTTCCGTCGGAGCCGTCCTCGGCGGTGCCGACCGGCACACCGCCGACACCCTGGAGACCTACGGCTACCACCTCGGCCTGGCGTTCCAGGCCGTCGACGACCTGCTCGGCATCTGGGGCGACCCGGCTGCCACCGGCAAGCAGACCTGGAGCGACCTGCGGCAGCGCAAGAAGTCCCTCCCGGTCGTGGCGGCGCTCGCCGCGGGCGGCCCCGCCTCCGAACAGCTCGCCCACATCCTCGCCGCCGACGCCGAGAGCAGTGACTTCGCGAACTTCTCCGAGGAGGAGTTCGCGGCCCGTGCGGCCCTCATCGAGCAGGCCGGAGGACGGGAGTGGACCGCCGAGGAAGCACGTCGCCAGCACACCACCGCCATCGAGGCCCTCGACACCGTCGACATGCCCGACCGGGTACGGGACCAGTTCACGGCGCTCGCGGACTTCGTCGTCGTACGAAAGAGATGA